In Astatotilapia calliptera chromosome 20, fAstCal1.2, whole genome shotgun sequence, one genomic interval encodes:
- the fgd1 gene encoding FYVE, RhoGEF and PH domain-containing protein 1 isoform X3, which produces MQEGPSSSSSPSLLTKSLSLEPSCSPCGHLGALDADSSQQPSSDPGPSSDPGPSSSTSGPASLEGGAELAERRGSANGLLLVNDTGPPELPATTITPPSKSRPPLPGPKPQVPPKPPHLQQQTGVSRPRPRAPEKPLPPTPPCKPLPADPRAGRPPPIRADGTASPTCVLSLIEKFEREQIIVVPDITGGALCPRLSDPPSSLSSSRPSSPASSLAPPLPEEEPSCELTSHDDITQGDEGGPEGEDEGGVGDLPDEEDDNNGDDVDDDEDDDDEELAAACRDDHHHKRLSMESGYSPSEKHVEDDVVAVEMREQQLQPALLDQSELPSERLSLPSSQTDGKLANRDSGIDSISSPSHSEELCFAGVDDGGVAYQCSPALLPRLSSSSSYAGEGGEGEGEEGDPRAGARRRREFSEEGDSDLEEEEAELTLVLAPPKTDRQDSAEMSVQQRVFNIANELLHTEIAYVSKLHLLDQVFCARLLEEARSRSSFPCDVVLGIFSNICSIYCFHQQFLLPALQKRMEEWDLNPRIGDILQKLAPFLKMYGEYVKNFDRAMELVNIWMERSTQFKTIVQEIQREERCGNLTLQHHMLEPVQRIPRYELLLKDYLHRLPEDAPDYRDAQKSLELIATAAEHSNAAIRKMERMRKLLKVYELLGGEEDIVNPTNELIKEGHILKLSNKNGTTQDRYLILFNDRLLYCVPKLRLIGQKYSVRARIDVDGMELKETSSVAVARTFLVSGKQRSLELQARTEEEKKDWIQAIQATIQRHEQTMESFRHLNCSLRDDDSTPPHSPSCAELGKRAPTPIREKEVTLCMKCQEPFNSITKRRHHCKACGHVVCGKCSEFRARLSYDNNRANRVCIDCYATLVGVSPSPAGLTSSSHRRRSILEKQASLAAENSVICSFLHHMEKGGGRGWQKAWFVIPENEPLVLYIYGAPQDVKAQRSVPLIGFEVSLPESCDRLERRHAFKISQSHLTLYFSADGEELQRRWMDILSRAGRGEELQFHRPIVESLEEEGEEFAAVAEEENT; this is translated from the exons gtccctcctcctcctccagtccCAGCTTGCTGACTAAGAGCCTCTCTCTGGAGCCGTCCTGCTCACCGTGCGGCCACCTGGGGGCGCTGGATGCCGACTCTTCGCAGCAGCCGAGCTCTGACCCGGGGCCGAGCTCTGACCCGGGGCCAAGCTCTTCCACATCAGGTCCCGCCTCCTTGGAGGGAGGGGCAGAGCTAGCAGAACGCCGTGGCTCTGCGAATGGGCTCCTGCTGGTGAATGACACGGGGCCGCCGGAGCTGCCAGCTACCACAATTACACCACCGAGCAAGAGCAGGCCGCCGCTGCCGGGACCTAAACCTCAGG TGCCACCGAAACCCCCCCACCTCCAGCAGCAGACAGGGGTTTCCAGGCCGCGCCCCCGAGCACCAGAAAAGCCCCTCCCACCTACACCCCCCTGCAAACCCCTCCCAGCGGACCCTCGGGCAGGCCGACCTCCACCTATTCGTGCAGACGGCACCGCCTCCCCCACCTGTGTCTTGTCACTCATCGAGAAGTTTGAGCG ggAACAGATCATTGTGGTTCCTGACATCACCGGTGGGGCGCTGTGTCCCCGCCTCTCCGAccccccctcctctctgtcaTCCTCCCGACCTTCATCACCAGCATCATCactggccccgcccctccctgaagaGGAGCCGTCCTGTGAGCTCACGAGCCACGACGACATCACACAGGGGGATGAGGGTGGGCCTGAGGGTGAGGATGAGGGGGGAGTGGGTGATCTACCTGATGAGGAAGATGACAATAATGGCGATGACGTTGATGACGATGAagacgatgatgatgaagagCTGGCGGCTGCTTGCCGGGACGATCACCATCACAAGCGTCTGTCCATGGAGTCGGGTTACAGCCCCTCAGAGAAACATGTAGAGGATGATGTGGTTGCCGTGGAAATGagggagcagcagctgcagccggCACTGCTTGACCAATCAGAGTTGCCCTCCGAGCGTCTGTCCCTCCCCTCCTCGCAGACGGACGGCAAGCTGGCCAATCGAGACAGCGGCATCGACAGCATCAGCTCTCCCTCGCACAGCGAGGAGCTCTGCTTCGCGGGTGTGGATGATGGGGGCGTGGCCTATCAGTGCAGCCCCGCCCTTTTGCCCAGACTCTCCAGCTCATCCTCGTATGCTGGGGAGGGAGGTGAGGGGGAGGGGGAAGAGGGGGACCCGAGGGCAGGTGCGAGGCGGAGGAGGGAGTTTTCAGAGGAGGGAGACAGCgacctggaggaggaggaggcggagctAACTCTGGTGCTGGCCCCTCCCAAGACAGACCGACAGGACTCTGCTGAG ATGTCTGTCCAGCAGAGGGTCTTCAACATCGCCAATGAGCTGCTGCACACAGAGATTGCCTACGTCTCAAAGCTCCACCTGCTGGACCAG GTTTTCTGTGCCAGACTCCTGGAGGAGGCTCGGTCTCGCTCCTCCTTCCCCTGTGATGTCGTTCTGGGGATCTTCTCCAACATCTGCTCAATCTACTGTTTCCACCAGCAGTTCCTGCTGCCGGCGCTGCAGAAACGCATGGAGGAGTG GGACTTAAACCCGCGGATCGGTGACATCTTACAGAAGCTGGCCCCCTTCCTGAAGATGTACGGCGAGTACGTGAAGAACTTTGACCGAGCCATGGAGCTGGTGAACATCTGGATGGAGAGATCGACTCAGTTCAAGACCATCGTTCAGGAGATACAG AGGGAGGAGCGCTGTGGGAACCTGACTCTGCAGCACCACATGTTAGAGCCAGTCCAAAGGATTCCTCGCTATGAGCTCTTGCTCAAAGACTACCTCCACAGGCTGCCAGAGGACGCCCCGGACTACAGGGACGCCCAGA AGTCTCTGGAGCTGATCGCCACAGCAGCCGAACACTCCAACGCTGCCATCAGGAAGATG GAGCGAATGAGGAAGCTGTTGAAGGTGTACGAGTTGTTGGGAGGAGAAGAAGACATTGTTAACCCAACTAACGAGCTCATTAAAGAGGGACACATCCTCAAGCTGTCCAATAAGAACGGGACCACGCAGGACAGATACCTGATACTG TTCAATGACAGGTTACTGTATTGCGTCCCGAAGCTGCGTCTGATTGGTCAGAAGTACAGCGTCCGAGCCCGAATCGACGTGGACGGCATGGAG CTGAAGGAGACGAGCAGCGTTGCTGTCGCCAGGACGTTCCTGGTGTCGGGGAAACAGAGATCCCTGGAGCTGCAGGCCAG gacggaggaggagaagaaagacTGGATCCAG GCCATCCAGGCGACCATCCAGAGGCACGAGCAGACGATGGAGAGTTTCCGACACTTGAACTGTTCACTCCGAGATGATGACTCCACGCCGCCTCACTCTCCG AGCTGTGCTGAGCTGGGGAAACGAGCTCCGACTCCCATCAGAGAGAAGGAAGTGACTCTGTGTATGAAGTGTCAGGAGCCATTCAACTCCATTACCAAGAGGCGCCACCACTGCAAAGCCTGTGGACAC GTGGTTTGTGGGAAATGCTCGGAGTTCCGCGCTCGCCTGTCGTACGACAACAACCGAGCCAACCGCGTTTGCATCGACTGCTACGCCACGCTCGTGGGCGTGTCGCCGTCTCCCGCCGGGCTGACCAGCAGCAGCCACAGAAGGCGCTCCATCCTGGAG AAACAGGCCTCGTTGGCAGCAGAGAACAGTGTGATTTGTAGTTTTCTGCATCACATGGAGAAAGGAGGAGGGCGGGGCTGGCAGAAAGCCTGGTTCGTCATCCCCGAGAACGAGCCGCTGGTGCTCTACATCTATGGAGCTCCACAG GATGTGAAGGCGCAGCGCAGCGTGCCTCTGATTGGCTTCGAGGTCTCTCTGCCCGAGTCATGTGACCGCCTGGAGCGACGCCACGCCTTCAAGATCTCCCAGAGCCACCTGACCCTCTACTTCAGCGCCGACGGGGAAGAGCTGCAGCGGCGATGGATGGACATCCTGTCCAGGGCTGGGAGGGGGGAGGAGCTTCAGTTCCACCGACCAATTGTGGAGAGTcttgaggaggagggggaggagtttGCAGCTGTGGCAGAGGAAGAAAACACGTGA
- the tfe3a gene encoding transcription factor E3a, with translation MSAVIPEQVRSEQGSCSGAEPEQPEAGVLQPQTVFVILDPAETLNVVRVESGIVADIEVDGLLPSDCDTFYEIKSQPISISSSAAAPSSSSSSLPSVMSSRVLMRQDLMRQQALEEEHKETQKKQQQLLRFSDSSSPICVSVPSSCIPPAQVPVEVLKVQTHLENPTRYHIQQAQRQQVRQYLSTTKTANQQQAAVASHSPQLGSTPGQPMDGSPKQEVEDIIVDDIISLDSSLNDEFLTLIDSELQLANTLPDPENLLDGYGGSVGNTMPTLTISNSCPANLHAVKRELTEVESKALIKERQKKDNHNLIERRRRFNINDRIKELGALIPKSSDPETRWNKGTILKASVDYIRKLQKEQHRAREMEERQRRLESTNHSLMLRIQELELQACVHGLSSSSSNSPPPKSSSSSLDPQTLLSPPLLHPFSSSSSPSSSSLVTPSLGLDALTFTDLDEPQGAATVFSPDLMSDMGLTDLNGLGGLLMEDGSGAGVMSDPLLSCGASKTSSRRSSFSMDEDL, from the exons ATGTCAGCCGTTATCCCGGAGCAGGTCCGGAGCGAGCAGGGGAGCTGCAGCGGAGCCGAGCCGGAGCAGCCGGAGGCCGGCGTCTTGCAGCCGCAGACCGTGTTTGTCATCCTAGACCCGGCGGAAACTCTCAACGTGGTCCG AGTGGAGTCTGGGATCGTTGCTGACATCGAGGTCGACGGTCTGCTGCCATCTGACTGCGACACCTTCTATGAAATCAAGAGTCAGCCAATCAGCATCAG ttcatcagcagcagctccctcctcttcatcttcttcactGCCGTCAGTGATGTCATCGAG GGTTTTGATGCGTCAGGATCTGATGCGTCAGCAGGCTCTGGAGGAGGAGCATAAAGAGACGCAGAAGAAGCAACAGCAGCTTCTTCGCTTCTCCGACTCCTCCTCGCCCATCTGCGTCTCGGTGCCCTCCTCCTGCATACCTCCTGCTCAGGTCCCTGTGGAGGTGCTAAAG GTGCAGACTCACCTGGAGAATCCCACCAGGTATCACATCCAGCAGGCTCAGAGGCAGCAGGTCCGTCAGTACCTGTCCACCACCAagacagccaatcagcagcaggCTGCAGTGGCAAGCCACTCCCCCCAGCTGGGTTCCACCCCTGGACAGCCAATGGACGGGAGCCCCAAACAGGAA GTAGAAGACATCATCGTCGATGACATCATCAGCCTGGATTCGAGCCTGAACGACGAGTTTCTGACGCTGATCGACTCGGAGCTGCAGCTCGCCAACACG CTCCCTGATCCTGAGAACTTGCTGGACGGGTATGGTGGCAGCGTCGGGAACACCATGCCTACGCTTACCATTAGTAACAGCTGCCCGGCCAACCTGCATGCCGTCAAGAGAGAGCTGACTG AGGTGGAGTCCAAAGCTCTGattaaagaaagacagaagaagGACAATCACAACCTCA TCGAGAGGAGGCGGCGCTTCAACATCAATGACCGGATCAAAGAACTCGGAGCTCTGATCCCTAAATCCTCTGACCC TGAGACGAGGTGGAACAAAGGAACCATCCTGAAGGCGTCGGTGGATTACATCCGCAAGCTGCAGAAGGAACAGCACAGAGCCCGAGAGATGGAGGAGAGGCAGAGGAGGCTGGAGAGCACCAACCATTCGCTGATGCTCCGCATACAG gaGTTGGAGCTTCAGGCTTGCGTCCATggcctctcctcttcctcctccaactCACCTCCCCCgaagtcctcctcctcctctctggacCCCCAGACCCTGCTCTCTCCTCCACTGCTTCACcccttttcctcttcctcctccccctcctcctcctccctggtGACTCCCTCTCTGGGTCTGGATGCTCTGACTTTTACGGACCTGGATGAGCCTCAGGGAGCCGCCACTGTTTTCTCCCCAGACCTGATGTCTGACATGGGGCTGACTGACCTGAACGGCCTGGGGGGCCTCCTGATGGAGGACGGGAGCGGGGCAGGAGTGATGTCCGACCCTCTGCTGTCCTGCGGAGCTTCGAAGACCAGCAGCAGAAGGAGCAGCTTCAGCATGGATGAGGATCTTTGA
- the fgd1 gene encoding FYVE, RhoGEF and PH domain-containing protein 1 isoform X2 — protein sequence MQLNRPRSTLLSLPAPPAPSFSSQFSTMRFSYHLNTPPHGSRSATCRTGPSSSSSPSLLTKSLSLEPSCSPCGHLGALDADSSQQPSSDPGPSSDPGPSSSTSGPASLEGGAELAERRGSANGLLLVNDTGPPELPATTITPPSKSRPPLPGPKPQVPPKPPHLQQQTGVSRPRPRAPEKPLPPTPPCKPLPADPRAGRPPPIRADGTASPTCVLSLIEKFEREQIIVVPDITGGALCPRLSDPPSSLSSSRPSSPASSLAPPLPEEEPSCELTSHDDITQGDEGGPEGEDEGGVGDLPDEEDDNNGDDVDDDEDDDDEELAAACRDDHHHKRLSMESGYSPSEKHVEDDVVAVEMREQQLQPALLDQSELPSERLSLPSSQTDGKLANRDSGIDSISSPSHSEELCFAGVDDGGVAYQCSPALLPRLSSSSSYAGEGGEGEGEEGDPRAGARRRREFSEEGDSDLEEEEAELTLVLAPPKTDRQDSAEMSVQQRVFNIANELLHTEIAYVSKLHLLDQVFCARLLEEARSRSSFPCDVVLGIFSNICSIYCFHQQFLLPALQKRMEEWDLNPRIGDILQKLAPFLKMYGEYVKNFDRAMELVNIWMERSTQFKTIVQEIQREERCGNLTLQHHMLEPVQRIPRYELLLKDYLHRLPEDAPDYRDAQKSLELIATAAEHSNAAIRKMERMRKLLKVYELLGGEEDIVNPTNELIKEGHILKLSNKNGTTQDRYLILFNDRLLYCVPKLRLIGQKYSVRARIDVDGMELKETSSVAVARTFLVSGKQRSLELQARTEEEKKDWIQAIQATIQRHEQTMESFRHLNCSLRDDDSTPPHSPSCAELGKRAPTPIREKEVTLCMKCQEPFNSITKRRHHCKACGHVVCGKCSEFRARLSYDNNRANRVCIDCYATLVGVSPSPAGLTSSSHRRRSILEKQASLAAENSVICSFLHHMEKGGGRGWQKAWFVIPENEPLVLYIYGAPQDVKAQRSVPLIGFEVSLPESCDRLERRHAFKISQSHLTLYFSADGEELQRRWMDILSRAGRGEELQFHRPIVESLEEEGEEFAAVAEEENT from the exons gtccctcctcctcctccagtccCAGCTTGCTGACTAAGAGCCTCTCTCTGGAGCCGTCCTGCTCACCGTGCGGCCACCTGGGGGCGCTGGATGCCGACTCTTCGCAGCAGCCGAGCTCTGACCCGGGGCCGAGCTCTGACCCGGGGCCAAGCTCTTCCACATCAGGTCCCGCCTCCTTGGAGGGAGGGGCAGAGCTAGCAGAACGCCGTGGCTCTGCGAATGGGCTCCTGCTGGTGAATGACACGGGGCCGCCGGAGCTGCCAGCTACCACAATTACACCACCGAGCAAGAGCAGGCCGCCGCTGCCGGGACCTAAACCTCAGG TGCCACCGAAACCCCCCCACCTCCAGCAGCAGACAGGGGTTTCCAGGCCGCGCCCCCGAGCACCAGAAAAGCCCCTCCCACCTACACCCCCCTGCAAACCCCTCCCAGCGGACCCTCGGGCAGGCCGACCTCCACCTATTCGTGCAGACGGCACCGCCTCCCCCACCTGTGTCTTGTCACTCATCGAGAAGTTTGAGCG ggAACAGATCATTGTGGTTCCTGACATCACCGGTGGGGCGCTGTGTCCCCGCCTCTCCGAccccccctcctctctgtcaTCCTCCCGACCTTCATCACCAGCATCATCactggccccgcccctccctgaagaGGAGCCGTCCTGTGAGCTCACGAGCCACGACGACATCACACAGGGGGATGAGGGTGGGCCTGAGGGTGAGGATGAGGGGGGAGTGGGTGATCTACCTGATGAGGAAGATGACAATAATGGCGATGACGTTGATGACGATGAagacgatgatgatgaagagCTGGCGGCTGCTTGCCGGGACGATCACCATCACAAGCGTCTGTCCATGGAGTCGGGTTACAGCCCCTCAGAGAAACATGTAGAGGATGATGTGGTTGCCGTGGAAATGagggagcagcagctgcagccggCACTGCTTGACCAATCAGAGTTGCCCTCCGAGCGTCTGTCCCTCCCCTCCTCGCAGACGGACGGCAAGCTGGCCAATCGAGACAGCGGCATCGACAGCATCAGCTCTCCCTCGCACAGCGAGGAGCTCTGCTTCGCGGGTGTGGATGATGGGGGCGTGGCCTATCAGTGCAGCCCCGCCCTTTTGCCCAGACTCTCCAGCTCATCCTCGTATGCTGGGGAGGGAGGTGAGGGGGAGGGGGAAGAGGGGGACCCGAGGGCAGGTGCGAGGCGGAGGAGGGAGTTTTCAGAGGAGGGAGACAGCgacctggaggaggaggaggcggagctAACTCTGGTGCTGGCCCCTCCCAAGACAGACCGACAGGACTCTGCTGAG ATGTCTGTCCAGCAGAGGGTCTTCAACATCGCCAATGAGCTGCTGCACACAGAGATTGCCTACGTCTCAAAGCTCCACCTGCTGGACCAG GTTTTCTGTGCCAGACTCCTGGAGGAGGCTCGGTCTCGCTCCTCCTTCCCCTGTGATGTCGTTCTGGGGATCTTCTCCAACATCTGCTCAATCTACTGTTTCCACCAGCAGTTCCTGCTGCCGGCGCTGCAGAAACGCATGGAGGAGTG GGACTTAAACCCGCGGATCGGTGACATCTTACAGAAGCTGGCCCCCTTCCTGAAGATGTACGGCGAGTACGTGAAGAACTTTGACCGAGCCATGGAGCTGGTGAACATCTGGATGGAGAGATCGACTCAGTTCAAGACCATCGTTCAGGAGATACAG AGGGAGGAGCGCTGTGGGAACCTGACTCTGCAGCACCACATGTTAGAGCCAGTCCAAAGGATTCCTCGCTATGAGCTCTTGCTCAAAGACTACCTCCACAGGCTGCCAGAGGACGCCCCGGACTACAGGGACGCCCAGA AGTCTCTGGAGCTGATCGCCACAGCAGCCGAACACTCCAACGCTGCCATCAGGAAGATG GAGCGAATGAGGAAGCTGTTGAAGGTGTACGAGTTGTTGGGAGGAGAAGAAGACATTGTTAACCCAACTAACGAGCTCATTAAAGAGGGACACATCCTCAAGCTGTCCAATAAGAACGGGACCACGCAGGACAGATACCTGATACTG TTCAATGACAGGTTACTGTATTGCGTCCCGAAGCTGCGTCTGATTGGTCAGAAGTACAGCGTCCGAGCCCGAATCGACGTGGACGGCATGGAG CTGAAGGAGACGAGCAGCGTTGCTGTCGCCAGGACGTTCCTGGTGTCGGGGAAACAGAGATCCCTGGAGCTGCAGGCCAG gacggaggaggagaagaaagacTGGATCCAG GCCATCCAGGCGACCATCCAGAGGCACGAGCAGACGATGGAGAGTTTCCGACACTTGAACTGTTCACTCCGAGATGATGACTCCACGCCGCCTCACTCTCCG AGCTGTGCTGAGCTGGGGAAACGAGCTCCGACTCCCATCAGAGAGAAGGAAGTGACTCTGTGTATGAAGTGTCAGGAGCCATTCAACTCCATTACCAAGAGGCGCCACCACTGCAAAGCCTGTGGACAC GTGGTTTGTGGGAAATGCTCGGAGTTCCGCGCTCGCCTGTCGTACGACAACAACCGAGCCAACCGCGTTTGCATCGACTGCTACGCCACGCTCGTGGGCGTGTCGCCGTCTCCCGCCGGGCTGACCAGCAGCAGCCACAGAAGGCGCTCCATCCTGGAG AAACAGGCCTCGTTGGCAGCAGAGAACAGTGTGATTTGTAGTTTTCTGCATCACATGGAGAAAGGAGGAGGGCGGGGCTGGCAGAAAGCCTGGTTCGTCATCCCCGAGAACGAGCCGCTGGTGCTCTACATCTATGGAGCTCCACAG GATGTGAAGGCGCAGCGCAGCGTGCCTCTGATTGGCTTCGAGGTCTCTCTGCCCGAGTCATGTGACCGCCTGGAGCGACGCCACGCCTTCAAGATCTCCCAGAGCCACCTGACCCTCTACTTCAGCGCCGACGGGGAAGAGCTGCAGCGGCGATGGATGGACATCCTGTCCAGGGCTGGGAGGGGGGAGGAGCTTCAGTTCCACCGACCAATTGTGGAGAGTcttgaggaggagggggaggagtttGCAGCTGTGGCAGAGGAAGAAAACACGTGA
- the fgd1 gene encoding FYVE, RhoGEF and PH domain-containing protein 1 isoform X1 — protein MCVRVRGSDPVSSAAVDRESRSLPAPTFSLMTGFVFCCAMYMDRSSLTRGPSSSSSPSLLTKSLSLEPSCSPCGHLGALDADSSQQPSSDPGPSSDPGPSSSTSGPASLEGGAELAERRGSANGLLLVNDTGPPELPATTITPPSKSRPPLPGPKPQVPPKPPHLQQQTGVSRPRPRAPEKPLPPTPPCKPLPADPRAGRPPPIRADGTASPTCVLSLIEKFEREQIIVVPDITGGALCPRLSDPPSSLSSSRPSSPASSLAPPLPEEEPSCELTSHDDITQGDEGGPEGEDEGGVGDLPDEEDDNNGDDVDDDEDDDDEELAAACRDDHHHKRLSMESGYSPSEKHVEDDVVAVEMREQQLQPALLDQSELPSERLSLPSSQTDGKLANRDSGIDSISSPSHSEELCFAGVDDGGVAYQCSPALLPRLSSSSSYAGEGGEGEGEEGDPRAGARRRREFSEEGDSDLEEEEAELTLVLAPPKTDRQDSAEMSVQQRVFNIANELLHTEIAYVSKLHLLDQVFCARLLEEARSRSSFPCDVVLGIFSNICSIYCFHQQFLLPALQKRMEEWDLNPRIGDILQKLAPFLKMYGEYVKNFDRAMELVNIWMERSTQFKTIVQEIQREERCGNLTLQHHMLEPVQRIPRYELLLKDYLHRLPEDAPDYRDAQKSLELIATAAEHSNAAIRKMERMRKLLKVYELLGGEEDIVNPTNELIKEGHILKLSNKNGTTQDRYLILFNDRLLYCVPKLRLIGQKYSVRARIDVDGMELKETSSVAVARTFLVSGKQRSLELQARTEEEKKDWIQAIQATIQRHEQTMESFRHLNCSLRDDDSTPPHSPSCAELGKRAPTPIREKEVTLCMKCQEPFNSITKRRHHCKACGHVVCGKCSEFRARLSYDNNRANRVCIDCYATLVGVSPSPAGLTSSSHRRRSILEKQASLAAENSVICSFLHHMEKGGGRGWQKAWFVIPENEPLVLYIYGAPQDVKAQRSVPLIGFEVSLPESCDRLERRHAFKISQSHLTLYFSADGEELQRRWMDILSRAGRGEELQFHRPIVESLEEEGEEFAAVAEEENT, from the exons gtccctcctcctcctccagtccCAGCTTGCTGACTAAGAGCCTCTCTCTGGAGCCGTCCTGCTCACCGTGCGGCCACCTGGGGGCGCTGGATGCCGACTCTTCGCAGCAGCCGAGCTCTGACCCGGGGCCGAGCTCTGACCCGGGGCCAAGCTCTTCCACATCAGGTCCCGCCTCCTTGGAGGGAGGGGCAGAGCTAGCAGAACGCCGTGGCTCTGCGAATGGGCTCCTGCTGGTGAATGACACGGGGCCGCCGGAGCTGCCAGCTACCACAATTACACCACCGAGCAAGAGCAGGCCGCCGCTGCCGGGACCTAAACCTCAGG TGCCACCGAAACCCCCCCACCTCCAGCAGCAGACAGGGGTTTCCAGGCCGCGCCCCCGAGCACCAGAAAAGCCCCTCCCACCTACACCCCCCTGCAAACCCCTCCCAGCGGACCCTCGGGCAGGCCGACCTCCACCTATTCGTGCAGACGGCACCGCCTCCCCCACCTGTGTCTTGTCACTCATCGAGAAGTTTGAGCG ggAACAGATCATTGTGGTTCCTGACATCACCGGTGGGGCGCTGTGTCCCCGCCTCTCCGAccccccctcctctctgtcaTCCTCCCGACCTTCATCACCAGCATCATCactggccccgcccctccctgaagaGGAGCCGTCCTGTGAGCTCACGAGCCACGACGACATCACACAGGGGGATGAGGGTGGGCCTGAGGGTGAGGATGAGGGGGGAGTGGGTGATCTACCTGATGAGGAAGATGACAATAATGGCGATGACGTTGATGACGATGAagacgatgatgatgaagagCTGGCGGCTGCTTGCCGGGACGATCACCATCACAAGCGTCTGTCCATGGAGTCGGGTTACAGCCCCTCAGAGAAACATGTAGAGGATGATGTGGTTGCCGTGGAAATGagggagcagcagctgcagccggCACTGCTTGACCAATCAGAGTTGCCCTCCGAGCGTCTGTCCCTCCCCTCCTCGCAGACGGACGGCAAGCTGGCCAATCGAGACAGCGGCATCGACAGCATCAGCTCTCCCTCGCACAGCGAGGAGCTCTGCTTCGCGGGTGTGGATGATGGGGGCGTGGCCTATCAGTGCAGCCCCGCCCTTTTGCCCAGACTCTCCAGCTCATCCTCGTATGCTGGGGAGGGAGGTGAGGGGGAGGGGGAAGAGGGGGACCCGAGGGCAGGTGCGAGGCGGAGGAGGGAGTTTTCAGAGGAGGGAGACAGCgacctggaggaggaggaggcggagctAACTCTGGTGCTGGCCCCTCCCAAGACAGACCGACAGGACTCTGCTGAG ATGTCTGTCCAGCAGAGGGTCTTCAACATCGCCAATGAGCTGCTGCACACAGAGATTGCCTACGTCTCAAAGCTCCACCTGCTGGACCAG GTTTTCTGTGCCAGACTCCTGGAGGAGGCTCGGTCTCGCTCCTCCTTCCCCTGTGATGTCGTTCTGGGGATCTTCTCCAACATCTGCTCAATCTACTGTTTCCACCAGCAGTTCCTGCTGCCGGCGCTGCAGAAACGCATGGAGGAGTG GGACTTAAACCCGCGGATCGGTGACATCTTACAGAAGCTGGCCCCCTTCCTGAAGATGTACGGCGAGTACGTGAAGAACTTTGACCGAGCCATGGAGCTGGTGAACATCTGGATGGAGAGATCGACTCAGTTCAAGACCATCGTTCAGGAGATACAG AGGGAGGAGCGCTGTGGGAACCTGACTCTGCAGCACCACATGTTAGAGCCAGTCCAAAGGATTCCTCGCTATGAGCTCTTGCTCAAAGACTACCTCCACAGGCTGCCAGAGGACGCCCCGGACTACAGGGACGCCCAGA AGTCTCTGGAGCTGATCGCCACAGCAGCCGAACACTCCAACGCTGCCATCAGGAAGATG GAGCGAATGAGGAAGCTGTTGAAGGTGTACGAGTTGTTGGGAGGAGAAGAAGACATTGTTAACCCAACTAACGAGCTCATTAAAGAGGGACACATCCTCAAGCTGTCCAATAAGAACGGGACCACGCAGGACAGATACCTGATACTG TTCAATGACAGGTTACTGTATTGCGTCCCGAAGCTGCGTCTGATTGGTCAGAAGTACAGCGTCCGAGCCCGAATCGACGTGGACGGCATGGAG CTGAAGGAGACGAGCAGCGTTGCTGTCGCCAGGACGTTCCTGGTGTCGGGGAAACAGAGATCCCTGGAGCTGCAGGCCAG gacggaggaggagaagaaagacTGGATCCAG GCCATCCAGGCGACCATCCAGAGGCACGAGCAGACGATGGAGAGTTTCCGACACTTGAACTGTTCACTCCGAGATGATGACTCCACGCCGCCTCACTCTCCG AGCTGTGCTGAGCTGGGGAAACGAGCTCCGACTCCCATCAGAGAGAAGGAAGTGACTCTGTGTATGAAGTGTCAGGAGCCATTCAACTCCATTACCAAGAGGCGCCACCACTGCAAAGCCTGTGGACAC GTGGTTTGTGGGAAATGCTCGGAGTTCCGCGCTCGCCTGTCGTACGACAACAACCGAGCCAACCGCGTTTGCATCGACTGCTACGCCACGCTCGTGGGCGTGTCGCCGTCTCCCGCCGGGCTGACCAGCAGCAGCCACAGAAGGCGCTCCATCCTGGAG AAACAGGCCTCGTTGGCAGCAGAGAACAGTGTGATTTGTAGTTTTCTGCATCACATGGAGAAAGGAGGAGGGCGGGGCTGGCAGAAAGCCTGGTTCGTCATCCCCGAGAACGAGCCGCTGGTGCTCTACATCTATGGAGCTCCACAG GATGTGAAGGCGCAGCGCAGCGTGCCTCTGATTGGCTTCGAGGTCTCTCTGCCCGAGTCATGTGACCGCCTGGAGCGACGCCACGCCTTCAAGATCTCCCAGAGCCACCTGACCCTCTACTTCAGCGCCGACGGGGAAGAGCTGCAGCGGCGATGGATGGACATCCTGTCCAGGGCTGGGAGGGGGGAGGAGCTTCAGTTCCACCGACCAATTGTGGAGAGTcttgaggaggagggggaggagtttGCAGCTGTGGCAGAGGAAGAAAACACGTGA